The sequence TCTTTCTCCTGGGTTTTCAATGGTCAACTTATTGACTTCCAGAAAGATGGAGAACATTTTGAACGAGTAGGAGGAGTAAGTATGACTGTACCTGGAATGGTCACTACTAGAAGACTGTTATGTTGTGTGAGGATGTATGGCTGGGACATATTACTTCTTTTATCCATTTCTGATTGATTGTTTTGGTGTATTATCCTAGTATATATTGGGAGACTGTCTTCATTTGtgctattttgtatttttcctatAACAGCAAGACTCTGCGGGTGACTTAATGATAAGGAGCATCCAACTGAAGCATGCTGGGAAATACATCTGCCTGGTCCACACCAGTGTAGACAAACTGTCTGCAGGAGCTGATCTCATTGTCAGAGGTACAGGCAGACCTAATCTGCTACTGAAAGTCATTGTAAATTATagttttaaaggagaattcaCCCAGATACTGAAAATTTACCTTAGAATAGATTTTCCAGTGATTTCCTACCTTCTTTGTTATTGTATCACTGGTCTCCTTCCCTGGAACCCACGAACATCCCAACACTGTTCATTCTGCTACTAATTATGATAGGGACTGTAATGGGGTCATCTGTCAGGCCTTGCTCCAGCGACTTGTCACTACCTATGTCCAAAGGATTCTTCACATGTTCATAGCCATTTATCTGCCATAGTTAACTTTCAGTAACAGTTGGACATGGAGGTCTTTATATCCATAAGGAGCAGAAGGTCCTAAATTAGCTATCGTGAAGAGGATGTTGTTTTTGTTGGTGTAAATAACTTGATCTGTGTGCTCTGCAGGACCTCCTGGACCACCAGATGCTCTCACAGTGGAGGAAATCACAGACACCACTGCTCAGTTATCCTGGATGCCTGGAGTTGACAATCACAGCCCTATCACCATGTATGTTGTACAGGCTCGGACTCCATTTTCTGTGGGCTGGCAAGCAGTCAGCACAGGTGAGGACATAAATATTATTGAGGGTTCTCAGCATCAAtgatatgtgatataaagaagtATGATGAGCAAGAAGTCTTGATCATCATTGAGGAACACTACATTCAGCCTTCTCGCAGTCACAAATGGCTGATACAAAGGAACAATAGATTGTATTCACCTGTTCTGCAGTCAGACCCCACATTCTGAAATGTTGGAAGATAAAGCAATATATTGTATTCACCTCTACTACAGTcatgataacagagaacaattgCCTGTagaatacagtatatgtgtatgtgttgtTCCAGTGCCTGAGATTGTGGATGGACGATCCTTCACAGCCACAGTGGTTGGTTTGAGTCCATGGGTTGAGTATGAGTTTCGTGTTATCGCCATCAACCAGATTGGTATTGGAGAGCCTAGCCCCCCTTCTGACAAAAGGCGAACAGAAGAAGCACGTGAGTAGCAGCacattattattgtattgtaAGTTAGAACTGAACAGtacaatacattttatttttactggTAACTAGGTACAGGTTTAATATGGAAATTTAACGGCTACAGGCGGCATAGTGCATATTTTCTATGCCAAAGGCctccagtgcatgctgggaattgttaaTTCCTGGAAGCCAGTGAGTCACAGGTTAAGAGTGCCTGGTCTAGAGTTTGCCTTTGATGTGTCTCTGAATGCAGATTCACAATAGAGGAGATAACCTTGAAGCTAACAGTAACATCTGCAGATCTGTGAGGAATCACTGAACAATTCTATAGAACATGAAAGCCATCCACATTTTCTTGCACAATAGCAAgtggatgtgaatgtaaatgtcTAGACACCTGGACATTTATAAAGTAACAACCTCATCCCCAGAACATTTCTTAGAATAGTCCATTGTGCAGTATACTCCTAGGGGCTTCTGCTGTTGAACCTGAAGGGATTGCAGCATAAAAAACTGGGCTGAGTTGctgtataaaagaaacaaaaacaataacTGCAGTATCACTTCTGACCACAAGATGGCAGTCATGTTTAACAATAAGTATAATTCTATAACTGACGTGCATAGTTCCCTCAAAGACAAACAAACCATAATGGTAACCCCCTGAGATCATTAGCTCTTTAAACCATTTTTGTATTATAAGTAACATGAAGCATTATAAGGCATCTATTAATTGTAATGGACACCTGTGGTCCCAGAAAGTGGACCCTTTAAAATCCATAAATGCTCTTGCAAAGTACAGTGATGTCAATAAAGAATTAGTCCTAGTAATCAAAAtgtaatattaggctatgttcacactacgtaagagaccggctgttccgtgacccggccgggtcacagaacggccggtctccgaAAAGATCCCCtccgccggtactgcagtactggccggatgatcttaggGGCCACACAGTTCTAATgctggcgcatccgtgtgcgcccgcattagaactccccactgaactccacctttcattcctcacagactctttggaaaatgaaaggtggaatctgattggttgctaggggcaactgagccagtttcactctacaccatgtttgataaatcttcccctatgtgtatacgctccatagaaggcaaggcaacgtatattttcgtaaacagTATCGGCAATcggcaatcggcaacaacgaccgtacttttacgaaaatatacgttgcgtaAACATGGTCTTAGGAACCAAAAAATACACTTGGGCATGCTTGTTTGGTCGCATATACCACAGTATATTAAATACTTTACCTCCACAAACAATGGCACTGTAACTCTATCACTCCAGTATGTACCACCTCTAATTTGTCCTATTCTCTTCTCTCTGGTAGTTCCTGAAGTGACTCCTGCAAATgtcagtggtggtggtggaagtAAAAGCGAACTGGTCATCACATGGGAGGTGAGGAGAGCCGTCTGCTCTGATACTCTGTCAAACAAGGGGGCATTTTGCAGTTATTCTAATAGGCTGAGGTTTAAAATCAGTGACATAAGTGTGTGCCAGGGTTTATCAAGGTTACGTTTAGGACAAATCATCAAAAAGGACTAAAAAGTACATGTGCATTTTAGGAAAATGTCatcgagagcactgtgtcagactgaaagtaaaacaacatttcctgcatgacatacagcagctaataagtatgggaagacttgagattttttaatagaagtcaattacaaatctatataactttctgacaccagttgatttgaaagaaaaagattttcgctggacaacccctttaagctttcaaAGACAGGGACCCATGTAGCGCAGGATTGACACAGTactgtaaggggcctattccacggagcgataatcgtccgaatcggcccggtTCAGCCTATTAtggctcggtggaatagagaaaatgattagccgatgatcgtgcgAGCGGGAttaagacggagcggaggagaagccctgctaggtaatgtatgctgcaagggctgcaaggacatcggtaacgatgtccctgcagccctcgctaaatgatcatcgggccgtggaataggcccagtaaacattaAATAGGcccttgtttacattattgatcggcctgtggaatagggcccttagtgtaagtgttgtactgtacagtaagtgTTGTAGCTACTGCTGGACTTGAAgcgagtgtctgtgcattaatcTATGGGTAATTTGACTGTGTTTTTCCAGCCTGTACCAGAGGAGTTTCAGAATGGCGGAGGGTTTGGCTATGTGGTGGCATTCCGGCCTTTTGGAACAATTAGTTGGATGCAGACAGTGGTAGCATCGGCAGATTCCTCACGCTACATTTACCGGAATGAGAGTCTGCCTTCCTTCTCTCCTTATGAGGTGAAAGTTGGAGTATTCAATAACAGAGGAGAGGGACCCTTCAGCCCATTGACTGTGGTCTACACagcagaggaaggtaagagcctCAACTGGTCCTAGGATCTATGCTGAGAGAGAGAACTGTCCTGTGattgggcggctgctgctgatgctgaatgtattatactataccaggcatgtccaaacttttttcgaagagtgccaaatttgatgaagtgaacatgtgcgagggccgaccattttacatgctacatgctatatgctttataacacaggcagataatagcaagctggatacctggggggccgtaaaagttcggaacgcaggccgcaaatggccctccggccggactttggacatgcctgtacTATACCATTTCAAATTATTATGTTGTTCTTAGATTGTGCTGTATTATATTATAACATTATACCTATATTATTATAGTCATATGTTGTATTACATTATCTTATACAATTTTGTGTTACATTGTCACATTAAGTTATCATACTCTTATATCATATTAGACTCAATATACTATCCTTCTATTACATTACATTGTGCTATaccattttatgttattttattgtCACATTAAATTATTATACTTTTATCTTGCATTATGTCATGTGATGTTACGTTGCATTTTGACATTCTTGTGTTACATTACATTATTGTAATCTTACGTTATATTGTGCTATTCTATGTTATTATATTGTCACATTTTATTATCATACTGTTATATTGCATTGTTACATTACATTAATATGCTCTTGaattttataatatattattatactcATACGATGTTGCATTCTATAACTATACAATGATAACCATTTGTGCACCGTAGAGCCAGGCCGGGCCCCAGCAGGCGTCTTTGCTCGGAGTCTCACTGCATGGGACATTGAAGTTTCATGGATTGGGGTACCTGGAACTCTCAGCAAGGGAAGAATACAGGGTTATGAGGTGAGGATTTATCAGCTGATGCCCTCATCTTATTACAGACCATGTAAAGGAAGCTGCTGAGCTGTTCATTATACAGATGGTCattgatatttttattatttgttcttAGGTTCGTTACTGGAAACAAAATGAGAAAGAGCAAAGTGCCCGGAAACTGCGGACTTTAGGGAACCAAACCTCCACCAAACTGACCCATCTACAAGGGCACACATTGTATTATCTGAATGTACGGGCATACAACAGTGCGGGCACTGGCCCTGCTAGTCCTACAGTCAATGTGACAACCAGGAAGCCACGTGAGTAATGGCAGCACCTTACCACTGAGATGACACAAATACTAGTTTGCCTTGGGTGAAAAGCATTAATGAAAAGCtgcagtttgcaacaacggccatgattaattcatttgcattgaaaatgaacagaatcccggccagagtgtatacacatagtatatgctccggccaggattgcaAGTGGCtgaacagaaaactgacatgtcagcggcCGTTCAGaactttcagttcacacaatcaAAAATGTGGCTCCGGTCGcattttccattgtgtgctatggtgaattgggatgcagatgcacacggatgcgcccgcatcccaattcaacacaaATAAAGTTaatctgggatgatcttcactgacactggccgttctgtgacatggctgggtcacagaacggcctgtatCTTACAGTGTTTGAGCCACCGGGTTCCCACAACGTTTCTTCTtgtgcatttataattttttaaatagcgtctgttattttgagtccaaaattacatccgttattttgaggatttgCAGCCCATCAGTGCATTAACAGCTGCTGGTAGGTTATTCTAGTTCAGCTGGACTAAATGTCTATTtgttgtgtctttaattaaaaagtccattgagtttaatagtaaaaatggagaaaggatgatgaaaaaagaaaaactgtgtgtgaacaacaaaaaataacatccagtgtttgaaaaagacgtccgaaaattacTTTAACGTCCCAGCAGAACACGtcagtcattttatacattgtgtgcattggacatctgtcattgcactgcagtcagttaaatcacagcaataacagacgtctttttaaatagaaaaagaggATGCCTTTTCActtttttgacggtgtgtgaacatagactaaaggcGCAAGTGCATCAAATATGAGGACTCCAGAAACACGTGACTTTGTATTACGCCATTCCTTCATATATCTATGAGCTGAGGCTGACTGGTCACAATATTGTAACTCATAACACCAGTTATATGAAGCAGATTATGGCAGCCATAAAGGACACACCAAACCTTTTTCTCTGTTTTATTTGCCAAGTATAAGTGGTTTATATAGTGTATAACATCATACACTTCCATTGTATTGACGCTGTTGTAACCAAATAATATCATGTGCAGTTGTTTATCGCCCACATTGTGCTGACTCTGTGTGTTCTCACATTAGCCCCAAGTCAGCCACCAGGAAACATCACATGGAACTCCTCAAACTCCAAGATCATCCTGAACTGGGACCAGGTGACGGCGCAGGAGGACGAGTCTGAGGTTAAAGGGTACAGAGTGAGTTTGGAGCACAGCACCATCTTTTCAATAATATTCGTTTTTGTTCATAGAGATTCAGAGAATTTTCAGCGCATCACATGACAATGTCTCTGCAGGTTTTCTATCGGTGGAACCGACAGGGAGGAGCTGCCCTGATTGAGACCAATCAGACATCTGTCGAGCTGTCATTGCCATACGATGAGGATTACATAATCGAGATCAGACCAATCAGTGATGGGGGAGAAGGCAGCAGCAGCGAGCCAATCCGCATCCCTCGGATATCCAGTGAGTGGGCGGTGagaaataataacataataacaaTTAGGACAAGCAAAACCCAAAACTGATGGGGAAGTTACCTTAATCTCCTGGAGTCCGATCCAGCAGCTCATTCCTAACACAATCATTCAAATATAGTCAACCTACCGATTTCTAGTCATTGTATAATGAAGTTCTGCAGCTTTCTAATACACTTGGTATTTCAATTTTCAACATTACTGCCTGCTGTCAATGCATGGGAACAATTGTCTTTATATTCAAAGGCTGGAAACCTGTCCTGGCCGTTAAACCCctactaggtgacactgtcccttgATTAAATAAAGTGagagtaatggtccttttacacggaacgattgattgTTCATTTTTGcatgataacggtcgaattggaacgataattgtacatgtaaacgcagcgaacgatcaaacgacgagcaaaaaaagacttcattttgatctttcaacatgttctcaaatcatcgttgatcgttcgcaaaaaattcgcagatcgttcagtgtaaacagtctttcagcgatttcacctaagtgtgagataggcttaaacgatcgcaaaacgatcgcatagcgaattttccgtacgatgtatcgttccgtctaaactctgatcgttataaaaaaaaaaatcgttcattcaaaatcgttaatcatgcgatcgggcgaattatcgctccatgtaaaagtaccataaggggcctattccaccggacgattatcgttcgcataatcgttaacgattaacaatctcaaacgaccgctattgcgaaatacctgaaaacgttcactcatttccatggaacgataatcgtaacttatgatcgtaattgcgatcattttttcttcgctatttcttcgctattgcgttcgtatctactgcgaacgaccaaacgacgtcttattcaatgcgaacaatttgcgaacgttttgtgaatgttttgtgaacgagcaacgataaaaataggtccaggtcttataaagcaatttctcgtttggtcgttaatctttaactgctattcaaatgaacgattatcgttgagattcgaacaatttaacgataatcgtccggtggaatagggccctaaggggggTTACAGTATCCCTTTTaattgatactgtcaccccctttactCTTGTTTCATTTCATCGGTTAAGGCTGGTTTCAAACAGCATTTTTGCAATTCTTTTTTGTCATTCATTTCTtttaaaaacggattaaaaaaaaacggatgcatttgtgtgcattcgctttgatctgtttttccattgacttccattataaaaaaaaaggatccttttttttaacagatacAAAAacttagtcgacctcatttttgtgtttattaaaaaaaactaatccttttttttaatgatgaaagtcaatggaaaaatggatcaaaacagatgcacacaaatgaagaaaaaaaaaaaaagtgtgaacccagcctaacagtgtcAACTTGGCAGAGCTTCATGGCAGTTGAGCCCCATCTCCTGGCTGGAGAAAGGGGGCCCGACTGTCATGGAGCCCCGTCTAGTCAACACTGTTAGCAGttgaaatgaagcgattttagaacAAAAAGAACACACagataaggctttgttcacagtatgtttttgcaatccgtttaatatatctgggttttttttgtttgttttttgacggacagaaaaatgaggtcgaccacgttttgtgtccgtcaaaaaaaaaaatggatccgttttgatccgtttttttttataagggaagtcaatgggaaaaaggatgcacacagttgcatctgtttttggcaatccatttttcatccattttttcaaaaaacggattgcaaaaacgtagtgtgaacctagcctaacttttATACATGTATGTATCAAATTTGCAGCATCTCAGCttgtggggtgggggagggggatgacaATGTAACGTTAAACTTTAGACAGAAAAAATCCTGAATGTATAATGTAACAACTACACCCCAAGTGTAAAGCAAGATAGTAAAATTTTCTCATTAGGTGAACTGCAAAATAGCGAAAAGTAATGTCCATAGAAATATCCCCCAAAAACAGTCTAACAAGGTTTGTGACATAAGAAAAGAGATAATGAATGCACAAAAAATGccccaaaacacagaaaatgtgcagggAAACATATACTGCACCAGGAGACACGATATGCCCCACTTGTATCACCGCTTTATATGGCAGCTTCCTCAGGGGTAACACAGTCAACCCTggtggccctattacactgagaatAAATGTCAGTGCGCAGAAAGTAAACACGAAGAAACAAattgaataaaataaatacatggtTGCTACATCATACGAGATGTGGAGAGACCACATGGCTCTAGAAGAATGCAGCGTGCAGGCTCATGTCAGGGATTGGGAGATATAGCTGTCAACTGAATGAATGTACGGCTGACAGCTATAGTTTATGTATGAGCACCTCCCTAaaggtgatggtcacagctcctccccctccgtGTACAATGAACTCTACACAGTCACAGAGCATGCCGAGAAAACTCTTCCATAGAAGTAAGTTAGTTAGCTCCAGACTATTGTTTCAGTAAAATAAAAGATGATATTCACTTAAAAAACTACATACGGTCTTCACCCATttgctcttttattttttttccagatgcCTATGCGCAAGGATCAGGTGCTTCCACGTCAAACGCCTGTACCTTATCCGCCATCAGCACCTTAATGATCTCCCTCACTGCGCGTTCCAGCTTATGACCTCGAGCTTCTAAGACTCCCAGAGACTCACATCTTACTCTTGGACGGTGGACCAGGAATATCCTCCACAAATGATAGCTCCTTATGGAATATCCTGAGATTGCCCTCAGCTTTTGAGCTTCCTCCTCTCCCTACGGGGAGGATTTTATGCACTGACGACATCTGGAATATGATGTTACCAAAGCAGTTTACATGCCGTATATGcatattttttattcttaataTCTAGTGTTTTATAGAGTTTTTTAAGGTTAACATGATGTAGATATCTACGTTTTTTGCTGTAAAATGCTGCAGGTGTCTCATACAACTTTCTTCTCTCCTTCCTTAATGACCCAGGACTAGAATATTTTATATGCTGTCTCTTTATATTTCACATCTCCTGAGCCTGCCAATAACTGAGGCATCATGGCCACAAAGTGATGCCTGGTCCTCAGCCTTGTCACAGATCAGACCTGGTGGGCTGCAGAACATCGTGGGGGTCAGTGCTTGTTGGTAAGATGGTTTCTCCTAGGGAAAGAGTTACAAACCATTTTTTATAGCTGGATAAACTAGGACCAGAGATCAGTTCATGTCAGTCATATCATTACTTTGGCTACACAAGGTACAAGTTTTCAGTTAcattagaattttattttttcaaataagTGCCCAGTTTCCATAACTGGATAAACGTACAGTAAGTGAAGCTTATTATCTTGGTGGATAGGGAGTTAGGGCCCTCCTAAGCAATCTGGTTATGGTTGTAGGAGGAGTCCATAGTCTTTGTTATGTACTACATCTACATTATGGATGGTGGCCCTGGTTATGAATTTTGCTGAGATATGTGGATTATAGATGCAGGAAgtgttcctggtctcctatagAATGTAGGAAAATGTTCCCAATTTCTTGAAGAAAAGGAAgagattgtttttttctaatcatggGTAGGGAGATATCTAGACCATAAATGGTTGGTTACACTACTGATCCTATATAGAAAGTACAGTAGGTGAATCCTTTGTTGGTTATAGGGTGACGGTGAGTTCTTCATCTCCTATGGAGGGTATATTCAGTCTGGTTATGAATTGCAAATAGATGGCTCTTCTGTAGGTATCTTAAATGTGGTTTGTAACAGATTTTATGGATCCCACTTGGAAGATGGATACTATTCGTATGTAGACAATGATGGGATGTTTTGATTATGGATGATGGGAAGAGTTACCAATCCTATGTATAAAGTAGATCCTCTTCTGTTATAGGCAATAAGTAAATGTACTTATTATCAATGGAGAAAACAGTCCTTGTGATCAGAATTATAAGTAGATAGGCAAGTAGGGGAATAAAACCCTACAGCAGTTGAGGCCTCTATCCAATGATGTATGGTGGTGATCACTTGGGAAACCTCAGTCCTCTTTTGTCTTAAGAGGTCATTATCTCTTCTAGAAGGTGAATGTACTGAATGTGCATGTTGAGAATAGCTCTTGAGAGTTCAATCCTAAATTTTTTTCTAAGCAGCTATTCAGGAGAATACAAAGCCCAGATGTTATACGGACAATTAGTAGAAATATTCATATTTTATCACCCATGAACAAGAATTGTAGCCTCCTTGGGCAATGAATGGATATATAGTTCTAATTAGTAGATTTGTACCATTCTTTATAAAGGTTAGGATCCAGGGTTCAAATCATAGCATTGACAATGAGTAGAGTTTTTCAAGATTGAGAGGGCCTCCATGGTAAACATTGGTCATCTGCAGTCCTGACCGGTCATGTGATCAATAGACAATGGCACTACTATTGGCTATTTCCAGCACTATATGTTGGGTTTGGACTAACAAGTATGGCACCGCTTGACTCATATGAAGAGCAGTTTATGTTTTATGACAAACAAAAAAGTGACCTGCCTACAAAGAGACAGTGGAGCCTGGAGCCTCCAGTATGTTTATATAATACCTTAAGTTATGAATGTTCTTAAATATCCAAGTGGAAAAAATaacctataaatatatatatatattgcagagaGTGTATAAAGCTTCTTAAAGAGGCTATGATGTATGATATACCTAGAACGTTCTCATAGGATACCTAGAACTTATACAAAAATGACTGTACCTAGATCTTTTTTTTTAGGAACCACACAAAGAGGGTGAACGTGTAATAAGGAGAGTGCCTGGTCAGCCCATTGATAACATTTCATATCATCAATTTAAAGAACACTGAAAACTCAGGGTCTTTTGTTATGAGCATAAGTAGTGCCGGGAATGTGTGTAGCTGAGGGGCAGCTGCATCGATTCCCTTTGGCACGATTATCATTGTATCGCCTGTTATGATCTAGATCTAGGTGCAGGGTGATTGTGAGAAGATAAGTGGGAGAGACtagaattgttttttttctttcctttttgactATGGTTTAGGTTACATACTGTATAGCAGGTGGTTACAGACAAGTGGCTTAGTTGTTGTTTTCTAAGCTCAAGCCAACGACTTCTTGTGGAGAATCCATGAAGTTTATCAAGAACTGAACATATCATGGGACATGATATCCATGAGAATTGGCTTATTACACCTTTAAAAGACAACCAGGATCATGATCAGGGGGCCCCTTGTACCTTTAGTAAGTGACCATCAAGGGGTTCAGGACCAACTGGATCAATGGGTGATGAACGTCAATTGGTGACGCTTATGCAAAGTGgcgcaaatgaaaaaaaaaaagtactttctGTATTTCATTTTTAAATTGCACTTATCTGTCAAATCTGATTGC is a genomic window of Dendropsophus ebraccatus isolate aDenEbr1 chromosome 4, aDenEbr1.pat, whole genome shotgun sequence containing:
- the LOC138788593 gene encoding contactin-4-like isoform X3, with the translated sequence MVLLCGPPAHSGELVYAWIFNEYPPFVQQDNRRFVSQVTGNLYIAKVEPPDAGNYTCVVTNTVTNTRELGPSTPLTLRTDGVMGEYEPKIEVHFPESVAAAKGSTVKLECFALGNPVPTITWRRADGKAISRKVRRHRSSGVLEIPNFQQEDAGPYECVAENTRGKNMVRGQLTYFAPPAWIQKINDAHIAIEENILLECKASGRPKPTYTWLKNGQRLQSKGRLQIEHGSLTITSVNSSDSGMYQCLAENKHGTIYSSAELRVIAVGPDFSSAFVRRVTLGKVGGFVLIECKPRASPKPTIAWKKGRDFVRTNSRISILDDGSLKIANLTKADAGSYTCTATNHFGTASSTGTLVVKDPTQVLVPPSSMDVTVGESIVLPCQVSHDHSLDISFSWVFNGQLIDFQKDGEHFERVGGQDSAGDLMIRSIQLKHAGKYICLVHTSVDKLSAGADLIVRGPPGPPDALTVEEITDTTAQLSWMPGVDNHSPITMYVVQARTPFSVGWQAVSTVPEIVDGRSFTATVVGLSPWVEYEFRVIAINQIGIGEPSPPSDKRRTEEALPEVTPANVSGGGGSKSELVITWEPVPEEFQNGGGFGYVVAFRPFGTISWMQTVVASADSSRYIYRNESLPSFSPYEVKVGVFNNRGEGPFSPLTVVYTAEEEPGRAPAGVFARSLTAWDIEVSWIGVPGTLSKGRIQGYEVRYWKQNEKEQSARKLRTLGNQTSTKLTHLQGHTLYYLNVRAYNSAGTGPASPTVNVTTRKPPPSQPPGNITWNSSNSKIILNWDQVTAQEDESEVKGYRVFYRWNRQGGAALIETNQTSVELSLPYDEDYIIEIRPISDGGEGSSSEPIRIPRISNAYAQGSGASTSNACTLSAISTLMISLTARSSL